Genomic window (Salinibacterium sp. M195):
AGGTGTCTTTCGAACCGCCACCCTGCGAGCTGTTGACCACCAGCTGGCCCTCGGGCAACGCAACGCGAGTGAGACCGCCCGGGAGCACCCACACATCGTTTCCGTCGTTGACGGCGAACGGGCGGAGGTCAGCGTGGCGCGGGCGCATGCCGTCATCAACCACGGTGGGAATCGTCGACAGCTGCACCACCGGCTGAGCGATCCAGCCTCGAGGGTCTTTGAGGAGCTGCTTCTTGAGCGTCTCCAATTCGTCTTTGGATGCCGCTGGGCCGATGACGAGTCCCTTACCGCCGGATCCGTCAACAGGTTTGATCACGAGCTCATCGAGGCGGTCAAGTACTTCTTCGAGCGCGCCCGGATCTTCGAGTCGCCACGTATCGACGTTCGGCAGAATCGGCTTCTCTCCGAGGTAGTACTCGGTGAGGTCGGGCAGATAGGTGTAAACGAGTTTGTCGTCAGCGACACCGTTTCCGACCGCGTTGGCGATCGTGACGTTGCCGAGGCGAGCCGCGAGCATCATGCCTGGGCTGCCCAACATCGAGTCGGCGCGGAACTGCAGCGGGTCGAGGAACTCGTCGTCGACTCGGCGATAGATCACGTCGACGCGGGTGGGACCAGCGGTGGTCCGCATCCAGACGCGACCACCGGAACAGAAGAGGTCGCGACCTTCCACAAGCTCGACGCCCATGAGGCGCGCGAGTAGCGTGTGCTCGAAGTACGCGGAGTTGTAGACACCCGGCGTGAGAACAACAACCGTTGGTTCGTCGATTCCGCTCGGCGCGCTCGCCCGCAGAGCCTGCAACAGTTTGTGCGGGTAGTCGCCAACGGGGCGAACGCGCATGGAAACGAACAGTTCTGGCAGGGTCTGGGCCATCACTCGACGGTTCGAGATCACGTAGCTGACACCGCTGGGAACGCGAACGTTGTCTTCAAGCACGCGCCAAGCACCGACCTCATCGCGGATAAGGTCGATTCCGCTGACCTGAATGCGCACGCCGTTGGCCGGCTCGATGCCCGCCGCCTGACGATGAAAGTGGCTTGACGAGGTAATCATCCGAGCAGGAATCACACCGTCTTTGATGGCGTTCTGCGGCCCATAGATGTCCGCGAGAAAAGCTTCGAGCGCACGCACTCGCTGCTTGACTCCCGTCTCGACCTGTTTCCACTCCGAAAGGTCAATAACTCGAGGAACGGGATCAAGAGGGAAGGGTCTCTCTTCGCCAGCGAAGTCGAAGGTTACGCCTTGGGCAAGGTAGCTGTCGGCGAGTGCTTCAGTACGTCCGCGCAGCTCTTCCTGCGTCATTTGCGCCAGCGCGTCATGTATCTCGCGGTAGGGGCGACGTATCTCGCTATCGGCAGAGAACATCTCATCCCACGCGGCTGGTCCGGTGCGTTTGGAGGCGCTTGATGTGTATCCGTCAAACAAATCTGCCATGTACAGACACTATGCCGATTGACCAATTTTCGCTGCAAAGTGCGTTGATTCCGCCAGATCGACGCACACAATTTACAGTTAAGTAATGGATCAAACCCTCCCCACAATTCTTGTTCTCCCCGGCGGAGGGTATTCACGGCTTGCACCCCACGAAGGCGAGCCGATTGCTGCCTGGCTGCGAACTCTCGGCTGGAATTCTCGCGTCGTTGAATACCCTGTCGCCACGAAACATCCGACCCCATTGCTGGCAATTCAGTCTGAAATTGCAAAGGAACGTGCGCTAGGGGCACCTCTCGTCGGTGTTTTGGGCTTCTCAGCTGGCGGCCACTTGGCCGGCCACGCTGCCGTCGCCCCCATCGCGAAGCCCGAAGAGCGGCCCGATTTTGCGGTGCTCGGCTACCCCGTTGTGAGCATGACGAGCCCGACCCACGAAGGGTCTCGTGAAAACCTGATCGGGTTGGATGCCAACCAGTTGCTCCGTGAAGACACGTCAATTGACCTGCTGGTGACGCCAGCCACGCCGCCGATGTTCATCTGGCACACGGCTGCTGACGAGCCCGTTCCGGTTGACGAGCACTCGTACCCCCTTGCTGCAGCGTTGGCTGCTGCTGGCGTGCGCCACGAACTTCACGTCTTTGCTGATGGCAAGCACGGCCTCGGTCTTGCTGAGGGAACTCCCGCTGAGGCGTGGCAGTCGCTGTGCGAGATTTGGTTGAGTTCGATGCGCTAAAACGGCGCTACGGATGCCCAGCAACGGTCAATTGCGGCGGTAGGCAACGGGCATTCCGGTAGACTGGGGTCACCGTTGCCGACCGAATAGCCCACTTCGAACAACGGGCTACCAAAATTACTGGAGCAAGATCCTGAGCAAGCTCGGCCGCTGCCACAACCTGCCCCGGGAACACTAGTGCTCGCGCTGTTAGCAGTCTTCGCGCTCGTAGCACTCGTGGTTCCGGCGCTGACCCGAGCACTCGGCGTGCGGGTTTTCCCCGTGATCGCGCTTGTTCCCGCGGCAGCGTTTGTCTATACCGTGACTCTGACGCCGCAGGTGATGGCGGGAGCAGCCCCGGCGGAAACCGTCATGTGGATCTCCCAGTTGCAGCTCGAGCTGAGTGTGCGCGTCGATACTTTGTCGTGGTTGCTCTCCCTGATCGTTACCGGTGTCGGCGCGTTGGTGATCCTCTACTGCGCCAAATACTTCACCAACTCTGAAGAAGGCCTCGGCCGATTCGCTTCGGTGCTGCTGGCATTCACCGGGGTGATGTACGGGCTCGTGATCGCCGACAACGTCTACCTTTTGTTTATTTTTTGGGAAGCAACGAGTGTCTTCTCGTATCTCCTCATCGGCCACTACATCGGACGGACCGCTAGTCGCGGTGCGGCAATGCAAGCGCTCATGGTGACAACCGCCGGCGGACTCGTCATGCTTGTCGGGCTGGTAATGCTGGCAGAACATTCGGCTACCGCAAGCCTGACCGAGATCATCTCTCGCGAACCTCACGGAGCGATTGTCACCGTCGCGATCATGTTGATCCTCGTCGGGGCTCTCACCAAGTCAGCAATCGTGCCGTTCCATTTCTGGCTGCCCGCAGCGATGGCGGCCCCGACCCCCGTGAGCGCTTACTTGCACGCCGCCGCGATGGTTCAGGCCGGGATCTACCTCGTCGCCCGGCTCGCACCCGGTTTTGCTGACACCCCTGGCTGGCGCCCCCTGTTACTGGGGCTCGGGCTCCTCACCATGCTGGTTGGCGGATGGCGCGCGCTCAAGCAGTTCGACCTGAAGCTGCTCCTCGCCTACGGCACCGTGAGCCAACTCGGTTTCCTGCTCGTCGTCGTCAGCTACGGCACC
Coding sequences:
- a CDS encoding circularly permuted type 2 ATP-grasp protein; translation: MADLFDGYTSSASKRTGPAAWDEMFSADSEIRRPYREIHDALAQMTQEELRGRTEALADSYLAQGVTFDFAGEERPFPLDPVPRVIDLSEWKQVETGVKQRVRALEAFLADIYGPQNAIKDGVIPARMITSSSHFHRQAAGIEPANGVRIQVSGIDLIRDEVGAWRVLEDNVRVPSGVSYVISNRRVMAQTLPELFVSMRVRPVGDYPHKLLQALRASAPSGIDEPTVVVLTPGVYNSAYFEHTLLARLMGVELVEGRDLFCSGGRVWMRTTAGPTRVDVIYRRVDDEFLDPLQFRADSMLGSPGMMLAARLGNVTIANAVGNGVADDKLVYTYLPDLTEYYLGEKPILPNVDTWRLEDPGALEEVLDRLDELVIKPVDGSGGKGLVIGPAASKDELETLKKQLLKDPRGWIAQPVVQLSTIPTVVDDGMRPRHADLRPFAVNDGNDVWVLPGGLTRVALPEGQLVVNSSQGGGSKDTWVVGREKIEESASSVQGLVERQADTEAITVITPEMLLEAGIHDDHAEDHDSSHSLTHRQRQEEQQQQSDDIEGGQSC
- a CDS encoding alpha/beta hydrolase, encoding MDQTLPTILVLPGGGYSRLAPHEGEPIAAWLRTLGWNSRVVEYPVATKHPTPLLAIQSEIAKERALGAPLVGVLGFSAGGHLAGHAAVAPIAKPEERPDFAVLGYPVVSMTSPTHEGSRENLIGLDANQLLREDTSIDLLVTPATPPMFIWHTAADEPVPVDEHSYPLAAALAAAGVRHELHVFADGKHGLGLAEGTPAEAWQSLCEIWLSSMR